From Glycine max cultivar Williams 82 chromosome 11, Glycine_max_v4.0, whole genome shotgun sequence, the proteins below share one genomic window:
- the LOC121172688 gene encoding uncharacterized protein encodes MNPSEGFCRECRPFAPLPFFLPPNFTCRPNAAFRQHDTRRRKLRFFRSGVLERRKRLLVCSGSTVSIFSTATGSLVSSLEGHTAVVVVPSSTGLSYCWTASVDGTICHWDFSVPECVKIIDLCLPIFSMVVPSILSPREEDGECYCLRVCSRYKRTGQSPQASLWTDQEV; translated from the exons ATGAACCCTAGTGAGGGGTTTTGCCGTGAGTGCAGACCTTTCGCACCGCTTCcattctttctccctcccaatTTCACTTGTAGGCCAAACGCAGCGTTTCGGCAGCATGATACGCGGAGGCGAAAACTACGTTTCTTCCGCTCCGGCGTTCTCGAACGACGCAAGCGCCTTCTCGTTTGCAGCGGCTCCACCGTGTCCATCTTCAGCACCGCCACCGGCTCCCTCGTTTCCTCGCTCGAAGGCCACACCGCCGTCGTGGTGGTCCCCTCCTCCACTGGCCTAAGCTACTGCTGGACCGCTTCCGTCGACGGAACCATCTGCCACTGGGACTTCTCCGTTCCCGAATGCGTCAAGATTATCGATCTTTGCTTACCCATCTTCTCTATG gtGGTGCCTTCGATATTGTCTCCGCGGGAAGAAGACGGCGAATGTTATTGCTTACGTGTCTGTTCAAGATATAAACGCACCGGACAATCACCCCAAGCCTCTTTATGGACAGATCAGGAAGTgtaa